A window of the Citrus sinensis cultivar Valencia sweet orange chromosome 9, DVS_A1.0, whole genome shotgun sequence genome harbors these coding sequences:
- the LOC127899752 gene encoding polyadenylate-binding protein RBP45C-like isoform X3, giving the protein MRGLILAPYQNTQGSRGENDPNNTTIFVGGLDPSVTDDILKTVFGQYGELVHVKLPVGKRCGFVQFAKRTCAEQALSVLNGTQLGGQSIRQSWGRSSFKQTALEQNLEQPVVIVT; this is encoded by the exons ATGCGTGGCCTCATTTTAG CTCCTTATCAGAATACCCAAGGAAGCCGGGGCGAGAATGATCCAAATAATACAACA ATATTTGTTGGGGGTTTGGATCCTAGTGTTACAGATGACATTTTGAAAACAGTTTTTGGTCAATATGGTGAGTTAGTTCATGTGAAATTACCAGTGGGCAAGCGCTGCGGGTTTGTTCAGTTTGCTAAGAG AACTTGTGCGGAGCAAGCGCTATCAGTTTTGAATGGCACCCAATTAGGAGGACAAAGCATTAGACAGTCATGGGGGCGTAGTTCCTTCAAACAAACAG CTTTGGAGCAGAATCTGGAACAACCCGTCGTCATAGTTACTTAG
- the LOC127899752 gene encoding polyadenylate-binding protein RBP45C-like isoform X1 produces MHSCSCTINQEKTHAPYQNTQGSRGENDPNNTTIFVGGLDPSVTDDILKTVFGQYGELVHVKLPVGKRCGFVQFAKRTCAEQALSVLNGTQLGGQSIRQSWGRSSFKQTVLENLFVLFQSFGAESGTTRRHSYLARK; encoded by the exons ATGCATAGTTGTTCCTGCACaataaatcaagaaaaaacaCATG CTCCTTATCAGAATACCCAAGGAAGCCGGGGCGAGAATGATCCAAATAATACAACA ATATTTGTTGGGGGTTTGGATCCTAGTGTTACAGATGACATTTTGAAAACAGTTTTTGGTCAATATGGTGAGTTAGTTCATGTGAAATTACCAGTGGGCAAGCGCTGCGGGTTTGTTCAGTTTGCTAAGAG AACTTGTGCGGAGCAAGCGCTATCAGTTTTGAATGGCACCCAATTAGGAGGACAAAGCATTAGACAGTCATGGGGGCGTAGTTCCTTCAAACAAACAG TTCTGGAAAATCTGTTTGTTCTTTTCCAAAGCTTTGGAGCAGAATCTGGAACAACCCGTCGTCATAGTTACTTAGCAAGGAAGTAA
- the LOC127899752 gene encoding polyadenylate-binding protein RBP45C-like isoform X2 encodes MRGLILAPYQNTQGSRGENDPNNTTIFVGGLDPSVTDDILKTVFGQYGELVHVKLPVGKRCGFVQFAKRTCAEQALSVLNGTQLGGQSIRQSWGRSSFKQTVLENLFVLFQSFGAESGTTRRHSYLARK; translated from the exons ATGCGTGGCCTCATTTTAG CTCCTTATCAGAATACCCAAGGAAGCCGGGGCGAGAATGATCCAAATAATACAACA ATATTTGTTGGGGGTTTGGATCCTAGTGTTACAGATGACATTTTGAAAACAGTTTTTGGTCAATATGGTGAGTTAGTTCATGTGAAATTACCAGTGGGCAAGCGCTGCGGGTTTGTTCAGTTTGCTAAGAG AACTTGTGCGGAGCAAGCGCTATCAGTTTTGAATGGCACCCAATTAGGAGGACAAAGCATTAGACAGTCATGGGGGCGTAGTTCCTTCAAACAAACAG TTCTGGAAAATCTGTTTGTTCTTTTCCAAAGCTTTGGAGCAGAATCTGGAACAACCCGTCGTCATAGTTACTTAGCAAGGAAGTAA